The Corynebacterium marinum DSM 44953 genome contains the following window.
GTATCCGCGGCGATCAGCTGGAGGTCTTCGCCGCTGGCGCCACCATCGCCACGCACACGGTGGGCACGCAACGCGGGGCGTATGTCACCGATGTGGTCCACTGCCCACCGGGGATGGAGAATCCGAACAATCTGTGGTCCTCGCAGTATTTCCTCACCCAGGCTTCCCGGGTGGGTCCGAACACGAGGACGGCGATCGCTGATCTCCTGGCGTCGCGACCGATTGTCGCTCAGGCGTATCTGCCGGCCCGCAACATCCTCGCCATGGGCAAAGGCGACAACAAGCCCATCCTCGAGGCGGCCTGCCTCCGACTGGTCGGCGATGCCACCCGTCGTCGGGCGATCTCGTACACCGCGGTGAAGAACATGATGGCCGCGGTCCGTAGCGACCAGGCGACACGACCGGCGACCACCCCTACGCCGCGGGCTCATGCACGTTCTACGTCGCCACCGCACTGGCACGGTGACCGCGGTGGGCTACTCGGCGGGGCCGGCCAGTTCAGCCTGGAAGCCCTCACCGGAACAGACACCAGCGACCACAAGGAGGAATCGAAGTGATGGACCCCAACCTCCACCTGGATGACACGTGGCTGGACACCTTCACCAAACTCCGGATGACCGCCTTCGGTCAGACGGTCATCGATATCGCCAACAACGCCGACTATGACGAGTGGACCTTCTCCCAGAAGATCGCGTTCGCGTTGGACAAAGAGGTCACGGCCCGGGCGGAGCGTCGTGTTGAGAAACTACTCAAGGCATCCAGATCACCACACCCCGATGCCTGCGTAGAAGACATCGACTACCGACCAGATCGCAACCTCAGCCGTGAGTTAACGACACGGCTGGGCAGCTGTCAATGGGTGGCCAAGGCCAGCAACGTCATCATCCTGGGCAAGTCCTCCGTAGGCAAGACCTACCTCGCCCTGGCGCTGCTCAATGCGGCGTGCCGGCGTGACTACACCGCCCGGTTCTTCCGTACCGATGACCTG
Protein-coding sequences here:
- a CDS encoding ATP-binding protein produces the protein MDPNLHLDDTWLDTFTKLRMTAFGQTVIDIANNADYDEWTFSQKIAFALDKEVTARAERRVEKLLKASRSPHPDACVEDIDYRPDRNLSRELTTRLGSCQWVAKASNVIILGKSSVGKTYLALALLNAACRRDYTARFFRTDDLAAQLAVMDYHDPKRLQFVTQITTTDLLVLDDFLTTPISPDTANMLFNILSAREGRGSTLVTSQFNPEEWYTSMADKVVAESLLNRLVGGAEIISLDGPNMRLSPTMVR